In Pseudomonadota bacterium, one genomic interval encodes:
- the ubiE gene encoding bifunctional demethylmenaquinone methyltransferase/2-methoxy-6-polyprenyl-1,4-benzoquinol methylase UbiE: MPEKMTHFGFRNVPVAEKAGRVRAVFDSVADRYDLMNDLMSFGVHRLWKRYAVNMAGIRPGQCILDLAGGTGDLARLMAPLVGAQGHIVLSDINDAMLNNGRSNLLDHGISANVTFAQANAEQLPFPDRSFDLVTIAFGLRNVTDKQQALNEMHRVLRPGGRLLVLEFSRPVALLKPAYDLYSFSILPRLGKLVARDADSYRYLAESIRMHPDQQTLQGMLEQAGFEQCDWHNLSGGIVAIHRGYRF, translated from the coding sequence ATGCCAGAGAAGATGACCCATTTCGGATTCCGTAACGTGCCCGTGGCCGAGAAGGCCGGGCGCGTGCGCGCGGTATTCGATTCAGTCGCCGACCGCTACGACCTGATGAACGATCTCATGTCGTTCGGCGTACACCGGCTGTGGAAACGCTATGCCGTCAACATGGCGGGCATCCGCCCAGGACAATGCATCCTGGACCTCGCGGGTGGCACCGGCGACCTGGCCCGGCTGATGGCGCCGCTCGTCGGCGCGCAGGGTCACATCGTGCTGTCGGACATCAATGACGCCATGCTGAACAACGGTCGCAGCAACCTGCTGGATCACGGCATCAGCGCCAACGTGACCTTTGCGCAGGCCAATGCCGAGCAGCTGCCGTTCCCCGACCGCAGCTTCGACCTGGTCACCATCGCATTCGGGCTGCGCAACGTCACCGACAAGCAGCAGGCGCTAAACGAGATGCACCGGGTGCTGCGCCCGGGCGGGCGCCTGCTGGTGCTGGAATTCTCGCGCCCCGTAGCGCTGCTCAAACCGGCCTACGACCTCTATTCCTTCAGCATCCTGCCACGGCTCGGCAAGCTGGTCGCACGCGACGCCGACAGCTACCGCTACCTGGCCGAATCCATCCGCATGCACCCGGACCAGCAAACGCTGCAGGGCATGCTGGAACAAGCCGGCTTCGAGCAATGCGACTGGCATAACCTCAGTGGCGGCATCGTCGCCATCCACCGTGGTTACCGATTCTGA